CTTCCACCTCATCTGCCATTTCAGTTTCCTCTTCTATGGAATTtaccttctttattttctcattCCTCTCGAATTTCCTCCCTTCATCATTTATTACCTCTTTCATGTGATTTAAtttatctccttcattttgtggAGTTGCTATACATAAGTCTCCTTCGCCCTGCTCTATAAGGAGTTCCTTCGATTCATCTTGAGTGGCTGATCCACAGTAGGTGGCGTGGccttcctcctcccctgCAATAGGTATATCCATCGTATCATTCTCAGACGACTGAACCAACCGAAACGTATATTCCTCCACTTTATCAACGTTAGCAGAAATCACTGCGTCCATCTTTTCCTCGATCCCACTCAAGTTCACCTCTCTGTCCACCTCTCCTTCCACCTCTGTCTTCACATTGTCCGCGTTATCCTTGCTCTGTTGATTGTACTCGTGCTGATCACCAAAAAGGGGCTTCCCCTCACTGTCATCAGGATTCGCCTCCACAGACAGACCGCCACTCAGAGCTAACTGTTGTTCGATTTCTTCAACTGTACCATTAGTAATGCCCTCCTTCAATTCAATCTTACTGTCGGCCTCCTCACCGCTTGTACTACCAACATCGTCTGTCCTCAAAATGGCATCCACCTTCTGTCCATTTAGTTCCGAATAGTAGGCTGAGGCTGTGTTTTCGCTCTTCTGCACATCATCCTTGTCTTCGCCCCCTTGGGTGTCATCCTGCGTCTCTCCCGATATCTGCTCCTTCTGTGTTGATTCCTCCCGCTCctgattcttcttcttcctccccttaGTTATGTCCTTCTTCACTCCTTTCGACGCTTTCACCTTCCTATCGGAGGGGAGAAAATCCAAATTGAACATAGACAACTTCTTATACATCTGATcgattcttctttcctttattttccttttttcatctttcttctttttttcagcttttttctttttctccaacatattttttgcagAATCCTTCGTATTTTCATCGATCCCGTCGCTCTTCACTCCCTTGCCCTCTTCGCCTTCCCTTTCCATTGCCTTTTCTTTGGTCTCCTCCTCCAAACTTCCTTCATTGGCAACCAGCTGGTCCGTCGCTTCGATATGTGGCAACTCGTCTGGCCGTTCCTCAATTGGTTGTTCCTCAATTGGTTGTTCCTCAATTGGTTGTTCCTCAATTGGTTGTTCCTCAATTGGTTGTTCCTCAATTAGTTGTTCTCCAATTAGCTGTTCTCCAATTAACGGTTCCTCAATTAGCTGTTCTCCAATTAACGGTTCTTCACCTGGTACCTCATCCCCTCCTAACGACTCCCTTAACGACGCCTTAGGTGAGTCCACTTCCACATCGGCAACCTCCTCCTCGAAGCGCCAGGTGTTCTCATCGTAAAACAGATTTTCCTTATTCTCCTCTGCGTTCTGTTTCCCTTCCGGGTTCTCACACCCCATAGGAGTGTCCCCGATGCATGTGGCGTCACCTTCCGGAacatcatttcctttttgttccttGCCCTCCTTGGTGGACAGCGCCTCCTGTCCCTCGACCTTGTCAACACTCTTAatcaactttttcttttttctcttcttaaTATAATTAACTATATTGatgaatttccttttcctccttttctttgaAACGTTATCGCTTCTGCTGAACATTTGTGTGGCTACTCGATCGGAGTCTTCCTCATTCTTCTCCTGATCCTGATCCCCCTCCTCATCCTCCCTGTCCCTCTCAACATCGTCATCTCTCTCATGtgtttccttctccttgctCCTTCgtctctttcttccttttcctacGCCCCGATGATCACTTGCATGTGTCTTCACTCGTCCATCCGCTTGACCATCTGTGTGGAAGCCAACAAGCCCATCACCCGAATCATCATCCACAGAGTCACTCCCTCGACGACGCcctccttcttcatcatctgcACTCAAAGAATACATATCCCTCAGATTCAATGCCTTATATTTTATTGGACCAATAATGTGTGGAGACAAATCTTCCAAATTAGTACATTCGCTAAATCCGACAACATCAATCTCCCCTGTGTATGGATTCCTCTTTGTGAGTTCCCTTTCGCCAATCCAATAGCGCAACGTCTTAATTCTGTTTCTTCTTGGATACCTCCTACATCTATCTTTTGGATCCGTCTGACTCACTCCCCATTTCTTTTGTCCTTCTTGTGCCTCCTCATcgtccttctctttcatccTCTTTAGCCTTTTCTTCACTAAAATTACCTctacgcttttttttcttggggTTCTGTTAGTATTCCTTGAAAAATCCAGGGGAAATTCCGTTTGACATTCGGTGTCCTTCCTCTCCTCCCCCATTTTCCTTGGAGTCCCGAACAGAGACCCTCCTCCGGGGGGAGACTCCACCGCACCATCCATCAATGCACCGTCCATCAATGCACCGTCTACCGCTGAACCCGCTGTGCCACCAACGTCGTCATCCAAATCGGACAGATTCAGCTTCGATCCCACGGGGAAATCCTCTCCCCCATTACAATCATAGTAACAACTATTCGCATGCACTGAATCCAACAAATCGAAAGCCTGCTCATTGTCTTCCTTGCTCAAACTTATTTGGCTAGTCACATCTGCCTTCAGTTTCGCTAAGAAGCCTTTAATTTCtccatcatcttcatcaatGGTTTCATCATTTCTTCTCTCCGCATCCTCCATGTCGAATTCGTCCAATGGATCCATGTCTTCTTCCAAGAGGTTACTATGGtacacaaaaatatcctttaTTAGTAAATTTTTGGAGAGACCGAAATCGCATTTTTTTAGCGTCTTTAAATCGTGCATCTTTAGGTTGTACAAATCGCACATGTCGTTTTCGAGCAGCTCCTCATACCTCCCTATTTGGGGCGCGTCATCAGCGGGTGCTTCTTCCCCCGTcggtattttttcctccaccggTTCTACTTCCTCCATAGGTACTTCTTCTGCTGTTggtgcttc
Above is a window of Plasmodium knowlesi strain H genome assembly, chromosome: 6 DNA encoding:
- a CDS encoding schizont egress antigen-1, putative, translating into MGDHQNVSTQEEDQLCYIDRYDINELIGGIEQNDGAAQWNESNSVCEYEIPFLFCNKESNREDSERNSSVSYLDDGASTIISKQDEDNGTEEDSIEQIKTRKRQTSKTKGKGNGKNEQTTKEKINIIFIPSDGSGLNNFEELLSMKNMSNEKVEKKLNERVYQICCKSVADINTYNLNKVRKGSERQKRGSLHVEHIDYGDIFLSIRDSVRRRERRSNKNLLLDDSRTQLGGRKEQLRRYTNAEEHQQRILMKRKVKNAYNYRCNGENFFKAYRKKDILYYHPIEDRIIEKGASHSRRRKVVAPYIQHLGTNKRRSYVPPADDRHVIPYDEVTVEDKKFVSNLYINGKGEKENVMYSSSDYEKKKSSHFSGEAIAQRNKIIIHSGRSPRGADTISEEGEISRNLPPLGEKIFPCEEHVGVEEQYYLSGRHNSEVEQQEMEQQEVEQQEVEEREMEQQEMEQQEMEQQEMEQQEMEQQEMEQQEMEKQAGSAITTVAEIGQRDKPPGEGGTSEFELNVVFDSSGILPEGIWREESGGDGKNKAYACLGDGQPGEGRVSGNASVENDEDRKKEEDYENTSHPINEHQTETRENTAPNGRNANELCHWEEEVEGACDESVVSLESLRKSGGDGGNSFLSIRDDKEYFDLLVRKYEKTKVSLDGSDLLSIIVSDAPGEEVPTGDAVPMEEEVLPTGEEVPTGEEAPTGEEVPIGEETPTGEEVPTVEEVLPTGEVEPVEEEVPMEEEAPTAEEVPMEEVEPVEEKIPTGEEAPADDAPQIGRYEELLENDMCDLYNLKMHDLKTLKKCDFGLSKNLLIKDIFVYHSNLLEEDMDPLDEFDMEDAERRNDETIDEDDGEIKGFLAKLKADVTSQISLSKEDNEQAFDLLDSVHANSCYYDCNGGEDFPVGSKLNLSDLDDDVGGTAGSAVDGALMDGALMDGAVESPPGGGSLFGTPRKMGEERKDTECQTEFPLDFSRNTNRTPRKKSVEVILVKKRLKRMKEKDDEEAQEGQKKWGVSQTDPKDRCRRYPRRNRIKTLRYWIGERELTKRNPYTGEIDVVGFSECTNLEDLSPHIIGPIKYKALNLRDMYSLSADDEEGGRRRGSDSVDDDSGDGLVGFHTDGQADGRVKTHASDHRGVGKGRKRRRSKEKETHERDDDVERDREDEEGDQDQEKNEEDSDRVATQMFSRSDNVSKKRRKRKFINIVNYIKKRKKKKLIKSVDKVEGQEALSTKEGKEQKGNDVPEGDATCIGDTPMGCENPEGKQNAEENKENLFYDENTWRFEEEVADVEVDSPKASLRESLGGDEVPGEEPLIGEQLIEEPLIGEQLIGEQLIEEQPIEEQPIEEQPIEEQPIEEQPIEERPDELPHIEATDQLVANEGSLEEETKEKAMEREGEEGKGVKSDGIDENTKDSAKNMLEKKKKAEKKKKDEKRKIKERRIDQMYKKLSMFNLDFLPSDRKVKASKGVKKDITKGRKKKNQEREESTQKEQISGETQDDTQGGEDKDDVQKSENTASAYYSELNGQKVDAILRTDDVGSTSGEEADSKIELKEGITNGTVEEIEQQLALSGGLSVEANPDDSEGKPLFGDQHEYNQQSKDNADNVKTEVEGEVDREVNLSGIEEKMDAVISANVDKVEEYTFRLVQSSENDTMDIPIAGEEEGHATYCGSATQDESKELLIEQGEGDLCIATPQNEGDKLNHMKEVINDEGRKFERNEKIKKVNSIEEETEMADEVEDMQENDALNEVPSSNRTDGHVDVEEKNNETMCTKPSRNYNTVLKRDVRVKIVHFDVDRRKHRRNKTRGVPNPMSMRRRGMEAENVTDRMGEVVDRLYGPTNILHGLTYKLNEVNIPQKLLLKNCVFTGSPHFQEVFPPCGSLSLVQKNLFSDNKVKLSLYSIRMIPGEKYRSSSLHHNLVGYVDGGEKIKIVLGNQERCFERGDFFFIPRFRSFMVDNCSREECVVYVCPVGASIPATD